One window from the genome of Pantoea cypripedii encodes:
- the sohB gene encoding protease SohB codes for MDLLSSYGLFLAKAVTVVVTIAAIVLIVLNAALRKRHSGGQLRLTHLDEDYRQMKEDLQLAKMKPQMQKVWLKQHKKDEKQKAKIAKRNAKAGVAEAEKPTLYVLEFKGSMDAGEVSSLREEISAVLAVATPGDEVLLKLESPGGVVHGYGLAASQLQRLRDAGLTLTAAVDKVAASGGYMMACVADRIVAAPFSIVGSIGVVAQIPNFNRLLKRNDIDVELHTAGQYKRTLTLFGENTDEGREKFREDLNETHQLFKDFVHQMRPTLDLEKVATGEHWYGRQALDLGLVDEIGTSDALIIHQMDRFTVLGVHYARKRKMIDRVTHSASLAAERVILKMWQRGNKPLL; via the coding sequence ATGGATTTACTCTCCAGCTATGGATTATTTCTGGCCAAGGCCGTCACCGTGGTGGTGACGATCGCAGCTATTGTTCTGATTGTGCTCAATGCGGCGCTGCGTAAACGTCACAGCGGCGGTCAGCTGCGCTTAACCCATCTGGATGAAGACTACCGCCAGATGAAAGAAGATTTGCAGCTGGCGAAAATGAAGCCGCAGATGCAAAAAGTCTGGCTGAAACAGCATAAAAAAGACGAGAAGCAGAAAGCAAAAATCGCCAAACGCAATGCCAAAGCCGGTGTGGCGGAAGCGGAAAAACCGACGCTCTATGTGCTGGAATTTAAAGGCAGTATGGATGCCGGGGAAGTCAGTTCGCTGCGTGAAGAGATCTCCGCCGTGCTGGCAGTGGCCACTCCGGGCGATGAAGTGCTGCTGAAACTGGAAAGCCCCGGCGGGGTGGTGCACGGCTATGGCCTGGCGGCATCGCAGCTGCAACGGTTACGTGATGCGGGCCTGACGCTGACGGCAGCGGTCGATAAGGTCGCCGCCAGCGGTGGTTATATGATGGCGTGCGTGGCCGATCGCATTGTTGCGGCACCTTTCTCGATTGTTGGTTCGATCGGGGTTGTGGCGCAAATCCCCAATTTCAATCGTCTGCTGAAGCGTAACGATATCGATGTGGAGCTGCACACCGCGGGTCAGTACAAACGTACCCTGACGCTGTTTGGTGAAAATACCGATGAAGGGCGGGAAAAGTTTCGCGAAGATCTGAACGAAACGCATCAGCTGTTTAAAGATTTTGTCCATCAGATGCGCCCGACGCTCGATCTGGAGAAGGTCGCGACCGGTGAGCACTGGTATGGTCGCCAGGCATTGGATCTGGGTCTGGTTGACGAAATTGGCACCAGCGATGCGCTGATTATCCATCAGATGGATCGTTTTACCGTGCTCGGCGTGCACTATGCACGCAAACGCAAAATGATCGATCGCGTGACCCATAGCGCCAGCCTGGCAGCGGAGCGGGTAATTCTGAAAATGTGGCAGCGTGGCAATAAGCCGCTACTGTAA
- a CDS encoding YciK family oxidoreductase, which produces MHYQPKSDLLENRIILVTGASDGIGREAALTYARYGAQVILLGRNPDTLQQTEQAINRLNKKPASFLLLDFAHATPESCQHLAQQLAQQVPRLDGVLHNAGILGEIVPLAELEPHIWRQVMQINLDATFFLTQALLPLLLKSDAGSLIFTTSSVGRVGRAGWGAYAVSKFATEGMMQVLADEYKNRHLRVNCINPGGTRTKMRASAFPDEDARLLKTPADLMPLYLYLMGDDSRRKTGISFDAQPGRKPGPASA; this is translated from the coding sequence GTGCATTATCAACCTAAAAGCGATCTGCTGGAAAATCGTATTATCCTGGTCACCGGCGCTTCTGACGGCATTGGCCGCGAAGCTGCCTTAACCTATGCGCGTTATGGCGCGCAGGTGATCCTGCTGGGCCGTAATCCGGATACGCTGCAACAAACGGAGCAGGCGATCAATCGGCTCAACAAAAAACCTGCTTCATTCCTGCTGCTGGATTTCGCCCATGCCACGCCAGAAAGCTGCCAGCACCTGGCACAACAGCTGGCCCAGCAGGTGCCGCGCCTTGATGGGGTGCTGCACAACGCTGGCATTCTCGGTGAAATTGTGCCGCTTGCCGAACTGGAGCCGCATATCTGGCGTCAGGTGATGCAAATTAACCTTGATGCCACTTTTTTTCTCACCCAGGCCCTGCTGCCATTACTGCTGAAATCCGATGCCGGCTCCCTGATCTTCACCACTTCCAGCGTAGGCCGGGTTGGCCGTGCGGGCTGGGGGGCTTATGCCGTGTCAAAATTTGCCACCGAGGGCATGATGCAGGTATTGGCTGATGAATATAAAAATCGCCATTTACGGGTGAATTGCATCAATCCAGGCGGCACTCGCACCAAAATGCGCGCCAGCGCCTTCCCGGACGAAGACGCCAGGCTGCTGAAAACCCCGGCTGATTTGATGCCGCTCTACCTTTATTTAATGGGTGATGATAGCAGACGAAAAACCGGCATCAGTTTTGATGCGCAGCCAGGACGCAAACCCGGACCGGCCAGCGCATGA
- the cobO gene encoding cob(I)yrinic acid a,c-diamide adenosyltransferase has protein sequence MSEQRHQQRQQRLKEQVDARIAAASETRGILIVFTGNGKGKTTAAFGTALRACGHGKKVAAIQFIKGEWPNGERNLLEQHGVEFQVMATGFTWETQNRATDTTACQQVWQHAQRMLADPQLDLVILDEITYMVSMDYLDLDELVTALLQRPLEQTVIITGRGCHRTLLEMADTVTEMRPVKHAFDAGIQAQQGIDW, from the coding sequence ATGAGTGAACAACGTCATCAGCAACGCCAGCAGCGTTTAAAAGAACAGGTCGATGCCCGTATCGCCGCCGCCAGTGAAACCCGTGGCATCCTCATCGTGTTTACCGGTAATGGGAAAGGCAAAACCACGGCAGCATTTGGCACCGCCTTACGCGCCTGTGGTCATGGTAAAAAAGTCGCGGCAATTCAGTTTATTAAAGGGGAATGGCCCAACGGCGAGCGTAATCTGCTGGAGCAGCATGGGGTGGAATTTCAGGTGATGGCTACCGGCTTTACCTGGGAAACGCAGAACCGGGCCACGGATACCACTGCCTGCCAGCAGGTGTGGCAACACGCGCAACGCATGCTGGCGGACCCGCAACTGGATCTGGTGATTCTTGATGAGATCACCTACATGGTCAGCATGGATTATCTGGATCTGGATGAATTGGTGACTGCCTTGCTGCAACGGCCACTGGAGCAAACGGTGATCATTACCGGTCGCGGCTGCCATCGTACATTGCTGGAGATGGCCGATACCGTGACGGAGATGCGCCCGGTAAAACACGCGTTTGATGCCGGAATTCAGGCCCAGCAGGGCATTGACTGGTAA
- the rluB gene encoding 23S rRNA pseudouridine(2605) synthase RluB: MSEKLQKVLARAGHGSRREIETMISAGRVSVDGKLATLGDRIENDKSLKIRIDGHVVSIAESTTEVCRVLAYYKPEGELCTRNDPEGRPTVFDRLPRLRGSRWIAVGRLDVNTCGLLLFTTDGELANRLMHPSREVEREYAVRVFGEVGDDKIRQLSKGVQLEDGPAAFKTLRFAGGEGINQWYNVTLTEGRNREVRRLWEAVGVQVSRLMRVRYGDIQLPKGLPRGGWMELELPAVNYLRTLVEMPEETVTKVAVEKDRRRTKANQIRRAVKRHSQVSNSPRRSSKRGS, translated from the coding sequence ATGAGCGAGAAACTACAGAAAGTATTAGCGCGTGCCGGTCATGGTTCGCGCCGTGAAATCGAAACCATGATTTCTGCCGGACGCGTCAGCGTTGATGGCAAACTGGCGACGCTGGGCGATCGCATCGAAAATGATAAATCCCTGAAGATCCGTATTGATGGCCACGTGGTTTCTATCGCGGAATCCACCACGGAAGTGTGCCGGGTGCTGGCGTATTACAAACCGGAAGGTGAGCTTTGCACCCGCAACGATCCGGAAGGTCGTCCGACGGTGTTTGACCGCCTGCCGCGCCTGCGTGGTTCGCGCTGGATTGCCGTGGGTCGTCTGGATGTGAATACCTGCGGCCTGCTGCTGTTCACCACCGATGGTGAACTGGCGAACCGCCTGATGCATCCGAGCCGTGAAGTTGAACGTGAATACGCGGTACGTGTGTTCGGTGAAGTCGGCGATGATAAAATTCGCCAGCTGAGCAAAGGCGTGCAGCTGGAAGACGGCCCTGCCGCGTTCAAAACCCTGCGTTTTGCCGGTGGTGAAGGTATCAACCAATGGTACAACGTTACGCTCACCGAAGGCCGTAACCGTGAAGTGCGTCGTTTATGGGAAGCGGTAGGCGTGCAGGTCAGTCGTCTGATGCGTGTGCGTTATGGTGATATTCAGCTGCCTAAAGGCCTGCCGCGTGGTGGCTGGATGGAGCTGGAGTTACCGGCGGTAAACTATCTGCGCACCCTGGTTGAGATGCCGGAAGAGACGGTGACCAAAGTCGCAGTGGAGAAAGATCGCCGTCGCACGAAAGCGAACCAGATTCGCCGTGCAGTGAAACGTCACAGCCAGGTCAGCAACTCGCCACGTCGTAGCAGTAAACGCGGTTCCTGA
- a CDS encoding site-specific integrase, translated as MANNVSHKLSHTMIRGRTYYTNFRLNDSTSLVRISLGTDSYKQAEILMNQVRPFIPLVQNGSMSVDEFKRRLQGFRTATKKDFDEFLLNWLRGGVEEAQRLPELGRMHKQITGQPLSPQETATEAKGYADYYTGNMYSGNDMTARSMLAALKLKQLEVGETDLEQINAVASQVDMNQALMSQAYHAFYSGELARYRQLVDAMKAQLQEAEQAQEPPAPTKSKKVKEQAKDSPSEAPTTSCMTLSEAWNGYVRDKGQKWRKQTANENQRFYEVLFHVVGDIPVNQITKQHIRESIEVTANLPTRTKLPYSRMSLSECIEYDAPEDDLITSEHVHKHLKLWRSILKTYLVDQKDILEKSPTDGITYEVKSNRGGNYTASELKHLKDKFFGMADDNWRKWYFLTLIYTGARRSEIADLKKEHIRLDEETGRRYIFIEEGKTNHSRRKVPIHKSIEAGLLNQIAPIKDSDLVFGNLPNYTSVTLDWVDMMRELQISDLNEFGLKRRVHSLRHTFISNAIATVGNYSLVQFVVGHSQSQGLGITARYTHTPPLKDLLPVVDSLP; from the coding sequence ATGGCAAACAATGTGTCACACAAACTGTCACACACGATGATTCGTGGCCGCACATACTACACGAACTTTAGGCTAAATGATTCAACTAGTTTAGTTCGTATTTCTCTGGGTACAGACAGCTATAAACAAGCCGAAATACTCATGAATCAGGTGCGCCCTTTCATCCCCCTGGTTCAGAATGGCTCTATGAGTGTGGATGAGTTCAAACGCCGCTTGCAGGGCTTCAGAACTGCCACCAAAAAAGATTTTGATGAATTCCTTCTTAACTGGCTACGTGGCGGTGTGGAAGAGGCTCAAAGGCTTCCTGAGCTGGGGAGAATGCACAAGCAAATTACAGGCCAGCCATTATCCCCACAGGAGACGGCCACAGAGGCGAAAGGATATGCTGATTACTACACAGGGAATATGTACAGCGGCAATGATATGACCGCCAGATCCATGCTTGCCGCCCTTAAACTGAAGCAGTTGGAGGTTGGGGAAACTGACCTTGAGCAGATAAACGCCGTAGCAAGTCAGGTAGATATGAATCAGGCCCTGATGTCACAGGCTTACCATGCATTTTACAGCGGGGAGCTTGCCCGCTATCGCCAGTTGGTGGATGCAATGAAAGCACAACTACAGGAAGCAGAACAGGCACAGGAGCCACCAGCCCCCACAAAATCTAAGAAGGTTAAGGAACAAGCTAAAGATTCCCCCTCAGAGGCCCCTACAACCTCCTGTATGACCTTATCTGAGGCTTGGAATGGGTATGTGAGGGATAAGGGCCAGAAATGGCGTAAACAGACCGCTAATGAGAATCAGCGGTTCTATGAGGTGCTGTTTCATGTTGTTGGTGATATCCCGGTGAACCAGATCACCAAACAGCACATCAGAGAATCGATTGAGGTAACGGCAAACTTACCCACCAGAACAAAACTACCATATTCCAGAATGAGTTTGTCAGAGTGCATTGAGTATGACGCACCAGAGGACGATCTGATTACATCGGAGCATGTACACAAGCATCTGAAGCTATGGCGATCTATCCTCAAAACTTACCTTGTCGATCAAAAAGACATTCTTGAAAAGTCGCCTACCGATGGGATCACGTATGAGGTGAAATCTAACCGAGGTGGGAACTACACAGCCAGCGAGTTAAAACACCTGAAAGACAAATTCTTTGGCATGGCTGATGACAATTGGCGCAAGTGGTACTTTTTAACGTTGATCTATACCGGTGCCAGGCGTTCTGAGATCGCCGATTTGAAAAAGGAACACATCAGACTCGATGAGGAAACAGGGCGACGGTACATCTTCATAGAAGAAGGTAAAACTAATCATTCGCGGCGTAAGGTGCCGATCCATAAAAGTATTGAGGCCGGGCTATTAAACCAAATCGCCCCGATCAAGGATTCAGATCTTGTATTCGGTAACCTCCCCAACTACACAAGCGTTACACTTGATTGGGTTGATATGATGAGGGAGCTACAGATCTCTGATCTGAATGAGTTTGGTCTAAAGAGGCGGGTTCACTCATTAAGGCATACGTTCATTTCTAATGCTATCGCCACAGTGGGGAACTATTCACTGGTCCAATTCGTGGTGGGACATAGCCAGTCCCAGGGGTTAGGCATTACAGCGCGTTACACTCATACACCGCCACTAAAGGACCTACTCCCGGTTGTGGACTCCCTACCATAA
- a CDS encoding tape measure protein, with product MAGENVIVTKTVNDVSFSVNKGSYQETLKKIRSVKSEWEKVGKSVKPLKINAEVNQSTKALRQAQQAAKATQAQSQASKAAAKAEKEAAAARVAAERKLQQIRAKSIRFNTAISNASIGGKQRAEALSSFGDLTRRFHGNKLGLQEYNAKVAALQSQVRQQGKVGMKGATLPVTAKVEKLDTTLLDHAKGALTIGATIALSGKILDTGRNFDSALAGLTAITGSADKANQEFAFLQDQANRLGLDLTSTAKDYTQFAASIGQKLPTDQIHQIFSAVSEYGTVLGTTTDEQSRAFTAIQQMASKGTVMSEELKGQLSEALPGAVGIFVKALNDMKGTTNLTEQDLFALMQSGQLFAKDILPYVGKEMAKTARNGGALDKAMKSNRASWQRLQTAMQASMNEFYKSGFGEATTDLFNTLTAFLNNNADTFRWWGHIAGQVVDGATDAFAGLHDAVVFTARITEYYLKKMGVTGEEMSSWASMAAYAIGVTAFAASIWKLGGALKYIIGFMNPLTKLLAVLEGISKLGGLQTATPSGNTPNPKAPDAPTTAKPTGGITKWGSAGRLAKIGLLGDVMMAGNVLYSNVFQRGDDKIAENGNQPIPANMPKPVGLLDVFDEWRNANQVSKAVDLNSLATSGSNQPNVTFTPPGLSANPAGNPFMTPPAWLSQPLKIDITNTVNDGKVKDLIQSEIKFNDTQNFNLLMQGGPG from the coding sequence ATGGCAGGTGAAAATGTAATAGTGACTAAAACAGTCAATGATGTTTCCTTTTCTGTAAATAAAGGATCCTATCAGGAAACACTGAAAAAGATTCGCTCTGTTAAATCTGAATGGGAAAAAGTTGGGAAATCCGTCAAGCCACTGAAAATCAATGCAGAGGTTAATCAATCGACCAAAGCGCTGAGACAAGCCCAACAGGCTGCGAAAGCCACACAGGCGCAATCTCAGGCATCTAAAGCAGCCGCTAAAGCAGAGAAAGAGGCAGCAGCGGCAAGGGTTGCTGCTGAACGTAAATTGCAGCAGATTCGCGCTAAGTCTATCCGCTTCAATACCGCTATCAGTAACGCCAGTATTGGCGGAAAGCAGCGAGCAGAGGCGCTCAGCTCGTTTGGTGACCTGACACGCCGGTTTCACGGGAATAAGCTCGGATTGCAGGAGTATAACGCGAAGGTTGCCGCTCTCCAGTCCCAGGTAAGGCAGCAGGGCAAGGTAGGGATGAAAGGTGCCACATTACCCGTAACCGCAAAGGTCGAGAAACTCGATACAACACTGTTAGATCATGCAAAAGGCGCTTTAACCATTGGGGCAACAATTGCCCTAAGCGGAAAGATCCTGGATACAGGCAGAAACTTCGACAGCGCGTTAGCTGGTCTAACCGCTATCACCGGATCAGCAGACAAGGCTAATCAGGAGTTTGCTTTCTTACAGGATCAGGCTAATCGCTTAGGGCTGGATTTGACATCTACAGCTAAGGATTACACACAATTCGCTGCATCGATCGGCCAGAAGCTACCAACCGATCAAATCCATCAGATTTTTAGTGCTGTGAGTGAGTACGGAACTGTTCTGGGGACAACCACAGATGAGCAGAGTCGGGCTTTCACCGCTATCCAGCAGATGGCGAGTAAGGGCACTGTGATGTCTGAGGAATTGAAAGGTCAGTTAAGTGAGGCTCTCCCAGGTGCCGTTGGGATCTTTGTTAAAGCCCTTAATGATATGAAGGGGACAACCAATCTGACTGAGCAAGACCTTTTTGCCCTGATGCAGTCAGGCCAGTTATTCGCCAAAGACATTCTCCCATATGTTGGTAAAGAGATGGCGAAGACAGCCAGAAATGGTGGTGCCCTGGATAAGGCGATGAAGTCAAACCGTGCCTCATGGCAAAGACTACAGACCGCGATGCAGGCATCAATGAATGAGTTTTACAAAAGCGGTTTTGGTGAAGCCACAACGGATCTATTCAACACTCTGACTGCTTTCCTTAACAATAACGCTGATACCTTTCGCTGGTGGGGCCATATTGCCGGTCAGGTTGTTGATGGTGCCACAGATGCGTTTGCAGGCTTGCATGACGCTGTTGTCTTCACTGCCCGGATTACAGAGTACTACCTGAAAAAGATGGGTGTGACCGGTGAGGAGATGTCCTCATGGGCCTCAATGGCGGCATATGCGATTGGTGTTACAGCCTTCGCTGCAAGTATCTGGAAGCTGGGCGGGGCGCTGAAGTACATCATTGGCTTTATGAACCCGCTAACGAAGCTGTTAGCTGTGCTGGAAGGGATCAGTAAGCTAGGTGGCTTGCAGACGGCAACCCCATCAGGCAATACACCAAACCCTAAAGCCCCAGATGCGCCTACTACAGCAAAACCAACAGGTGGTATCACCAAATGGGGATCGGCTGGCAGACTGGCTAAGATTGGTCTTTTAGGCGATGTCATGATGGCCGGAAACGTTCTGTATTCAAACGTTTTCCAGAGGGGTGACGATAAGATCGCAGAGAATGGCAATCAGCCTATCCCGGCGAATATGCCAAAACCGGTAGGACTGTTAGACGTGTTCGATGAGTGGAGAAACGCCAACCAGGTTTCTAAGGCTGTTGACCTTAACTCATTGGCTACCAGCGGCAGCAATCAGCCAAACGTGACGTTCACACCCCCTGGTTTGAGCGCTAACCCGGCTGGTAATCCATTCATGACACCCCCGGCCTGGCTCTCTCAGCCACTGAAAATCGATATCACCAATACCGTTAACGATGGGAAGGTGAAGGACCTGATCCAGTCTGAGATTAAGTTTAACGATACTCAAAACTTCAACCTCCTGATGCAGGGTGGTCCGGGCTGA
- a CDS encoding major capsid protein codes for MTINFKDFEKLDTVAAIKSAPQANFLLTDLNLFQNSNSLNPVAQVNDLVEKAVDELKQVSRYGTDTNSISMSKPVLRSQEIPTVHTSADVKPADWQGLVSAQNPDIGASITEVIAQKAIRMRDAKLEYVEKALAKALFEQKADASKTDDGDLDFNSIMGVTPLDFELDAAIGSSIYQQFGRMKRQLVAQYGAARSYVDRFYMFCSPELYDAIAGHVEVTSLITSKVAEAARGALIADNTSGYDSFTIGSTTFVLADDDRYTIAANSGLIVPKFGAASADVNAFKTITGPCSRNQTIATKGAVSDLYQWINTDKNGMIEINQEFSMIPLVLRPNYMMNVTIA; via the coding sequence ATGACAATTAATTTCAAAGACTTTGAGAAATTAGATACAGTTGCAGCAATTAAATCAGCACCTCAAGCAAATTTCCTGCTGACTGATCTTAATCTGTTCCAGAACAGTAATTCTCTTAACCCGGTTGCTCAGGTTAATGACCTGGTAGAGAAGGCTGTAGATGAGCTGAAACAGGTTTCACGCTATGGCACTGATACAAACAGCATTTCTATGAGCAAGCCTGTTCTGCGTAGCCAGGAAATCCCAACTGTGCATACCTCAGCGGATGTTAAACCCGCAGACTGGCAGGGCCTGGTCAGTGCTCAGAACCCCGATATTGGTGCAAGCATCACAGAAGTGATCGCACAGAAAGCAATCCGCATGCGTGATGCAAAACTGGAATATGTGGAAAAGGCGTTAGCTAAAGCACTGTTTGAACAGAAAGCCGATGCAAGCAAAACGGATGATGGCGATTTGGACTTCAATAGCATCATGGGTGTTACACCACTTGATTTCGAGCTTGACGCCGCTATTGGCTCTTCAATCTATCAACAATTTGGTCGGATGAAGCGCCAGTTGGTAGCTCAGTATGGTGCGGCACGTTCCTATGTGGACCGTTTCTATATGTTCTGTTCTCCAGAACTGTATGACGCTATCGCGGGTCACGTAGAAGTCACCAGCCTGATTACCTCTAAAGTGGCTGAAGCCGCACGCGGCGCGCTGATTGCTGATAATACTTCCGGCTATGATTCGTTCACCATCGGTTCGACCACCTTCGTGTTGGCTGACGATGACCGCTACACCATCGCCGCCAACTCAGGTTTAATTGTTCCTAAATTTGGTGCAGCATCAGCCGATGTAAATGCCTTTAAAACAATTACTGGTCCATGCTCACGCAATCAGACGATCGCCACTAAAGGCGCTGTGTCTGACCTGTACCAGTGGATCAACACCGATAAGAACGGAATGATCGAGATTAACCAGGAGTTCTCAATGATTCCTCTGGTATTGCGTCCAAATTATATGATGAATGTAACCATCGCATAA